CCTTTCTTAGTTGATACGGGCTGACGTATCGCCCTTATATATTATTATAAAGTCAATAGGAAATTTGCGCAACAAAACGCGGCTTTCGACCTTTTTTTGACCCTGGATCTTCTTTTGAAATGCAGGAGCACAGGCGAACGGACACGTCTTAGACTCCATTTTTTGGATTTCACCGAAACTCCGAATAATGGCGGCGGACAAGCCGGAAAAGGATATGCAAGAGGTGAATCATGAAGATCCGGGTGGAATGCTACGCGGGCTATCGGGGCGAAGAGACGCCCCGGCGTTTCCAGCTGGGAGCCGGAGATGCCGAAATGGTCGAAGTGAGGGAAGTCCTGGATCGCTGGCTCGCACCCGGTCATCGGTATTTCAAGGTGCTCGGAAGTGACGGGGCCGTTTACATACTTCGTCACGACACGGTTGCGTGGTCCTGGGATCTCACCTATTACAAAGGAGCCGCCCCTCGTGCGGGAGTGTTCGATAAATCAGAACGGTAAACGCCTCTCTCCGGCCCCGGCCCGTTGACAGCGACGGGCCAAGTCCTGGAGCGGAACCGGGTCCAGCCTTTCCAGGGTCTCCGCCACGATTGGGTTCAGAGCGTGGAGATTGTCCGCTACAAGTTTCATGCTGAGGCGTGTCCGGTCACTTCCCGGTATTCTATAACAATTCCTTCAGGAACGTGCCCGTATGGGATTCGGGTACGGAAGCAATCTCTTCCGGTGTTCCGGACGCCACCACGTAGCCGCCCAGATCCCCGCCTTCCGGCCCCAAATCAATGATGTAATCCGCGGACTTGATCACGTCCATGTTGTGTTCGATGACCACGACCGTATTTCCCTTTTCGACCAATCGTTTCAACATGTCCAGCAGCTTCCGGATGTCGTCGAAATGCAGCCCGGTAGTGGGTTCGTCCAGAATATAGAAAGTACGGCCCGTATCCCTCTTGCTCAGTTCTTTGGACAGCTTGATCCTCTGCGCCTCCCCACCCGATAGCGTGGTCGCCGGCTGGCCGAGCTTTACGTAACCCATACCCACGTCCTGGAGCGTTTTCAGCTTGCGCCGGATGTTCGGAACAGCCTCGAAAAACCCTGCCGCCTGGTTGACGGTCATGTCCAGAACTTCGGCGATGCTCATTCCCTTGTACGTAATCTGCAGCGTCTCGCGATTGTAACGTTTCCCCTTGCACACGTCGCAGGTGACATACACGTCCGGAAGAAAATGCATCTCGATTTTGAGCACGCCGTCGCCTTGGCAGGCCTCACACCGGCCGCCTTTGACATTGAAGCTGAATCTCCCCGGCTTGTAGCCCCTGGCCCTGGATTCGGGAACCCGCGCAAACAAGTCCCGGATAAACGTAAATACACCCGTATAGGTGGCCGGATTCGATCGCGGGGTACGGCCGATGGGGCTCTGATCGATGTCCACCACTTTGTCGATGTTCTCGATCCCCTTGATTTCTTTGATCTTTCCCACCGATTCCCGGGAGCGGTTGATCCTCCGCGCCAGATGACGATAGATTGTTTCTATGACCAGGCTGCTTTTGCCCGAGCCGCTCACCCCGGTTACACACGTAAACACGCCCAGGGGAAGGCGCACGTCTATGTTTTTGAGATTGTTGTGTTCCGCCCCGACGAATTCGAGAAACCCTTTCCGCTGTTTCCGGCGTTTCTCAGGGACCGGAATCTCAAGTCTCCCGGAAATATAATTGCCCGTCAGAGAGGTCTCGCACTGCTGCAGGTCCTCCGGAGTCCCGCTGAACACCACTTCTCCGCCGCTCAGACCCGCCCCCGGTCCCATATCCACCACGTGGTCGGCGCTGAGTATGGTATCCCGGTCATGTTCCACCACCAGTATCGTGTTCCCCAAGTCCCGCATGTGAAGCAACGACTGGAGCAGCTTTCGGTTATCCCGCTGATGGAGGCCTATGCTGGGCTCGTCCAGAACGTACAGCACGCCCGACAAGCGCGATCCGATTTGAGTCGCCAGTCGGATGCGCTGCGATTCGCCTCCGGAAAGGGTTTCGGATGACCGGTCCAATGTCAGATAATCGAGCCCCACATCCACTAGAAAGTGAAGGCGGTCCTTCAATTCCTTGATGATGCGCCGGGCAATCCGCTCCTCCGTCGGATTCAGCTCCCATTCGTCCAATGTTCTCAGACAGTCTTTGATCGTGAGCCGGGTGAGTTCGTAGATGTTCAGATTTCCGACCCGAAAGCCCAGGCTTTCCTTTTTCAAACGGGCCCCTTGGCAGAGATCGCAGGGTCGTTTGTTCATGAAACGTTCCACTTCCTGGCGCACGTACGATGAATCCGACTCGAGATACTTTCGCTTCAGCCGATTGACGGCGCCTTCGAGGGGGCTGTTATACCTGTATTGGCTGCCGTTGGTCTCCAATTCAAACTCGATCTTCTCGTCACCGCTTCCATACAGCAGCGCGTGTTGAACTTGTTCGGGGAGATCCTGGAACGGGGTCCAAAGGTCGAAATGGAAGTGGTTGGCAATGGAAACCATTCTCTGATGAAAAAAGATGGAATTTTTCTTCGCGTAGGGTTCCAGAGCCCCTTCACGGACGGAAAGCGAAGGATCCGGCACCACCAGATCCGGATCCACCTCGAGCTTCATGCCCAAGCCCTCGCATTCCGGACAAGCCCCCAGCGGGCTGTTGAACGAAAACATGGCCGGAGTCGGATCCGGATAACTGATGCCGCACGTATGGCATACCGCGTGTTCGCTGAAAAACAGTTCCTGTTTCCCGTCCACCTGGGCGATGACCGTTCCTCCGGACTGGCGCAAGGCCAACTCCAATGAATCCGTCAGCCGATTCTTGATCTTGTCGGTGATCACCAGGCGATCCACCACCGCTTCGATGGAGTGCTTCTTGTTCTTGTCGAGCTGAATGGGTTCGCCCAGATCCCGGATCTCGCCATTGATGCGGACTCGCACGAATCCGTCCGCCTGGAGATGATCCAGGAGTTTCTGGTGTTCTCCTTTCCGCTTTTCCACTAAAGGGGCCAGAATCACCACCCGTGATTTCTCGGGAAGCTCCGCGATGCGATCGGCGATTTCCTGAACGGTCTGGCTGGCGATCGGGCGCCCGCATATGTAGCAGTGGGGTCGTCCGATACTGGCGTACAAGATCCGGAAATAGTCGTAAATTTCCGTAACCGTGGCCACCGTGGATCGAGGGTTCCTGCTGACGGTTTTCTGTTCGATCGATACGGCGGGTGAAAGACCGTCAATGTATTCCA
The genomic region above belongs to Deltaproteobacteria bacterium and contains:
- the uvrA gene encoding excinuclease ABC subunit UvrA, with protein sequence MAVDKISIRGAKQHNLKNINLEIPRNRLVVITGVSGSGKSSLAFDTIFAEGQRRYVESLSAYARQFLEQMEKPDVEYIDGLSPAVSIEQKTVSRNPRSTVATVTEIYDYFRILYASIGRPHCYICGRPIASQTVQEIADRIAELPEKSRVVILAPLVEKRKGEHQKLLDHLQADGFVRVRINGEIRDLGEPIQLDKNKKHSIEAVVDRLVITDKIKNRLTDSLELALRQSGGTVIAQVDGKQELFFSEHAVCHTCGISYPDPTPAMFSFNSPLGACPECEGLGMKLEVDPDLVVPDPSLSVREGALEPYAKKNSIFFHQRMVSIANHFHFDLWTPFQDLPEQVQHALLYGSGDEKIEFELETNGSQYRYNSPLEGAVNRLKRKYLESDSSYVRQEVERFMNKRPCDLCQGARLKKESLGFRVGNLNIYELTRLTIKDCLRTLDEWELNPTEERIARRIIKELKDRLHFLVDVGLDYLTLDRSSETLSGGESQRIRLATQIGSRLSGVLYVLDEPSIGLHQRDNRKLLQSLLHMRDLGNTILVVEHDRDTILSADHVVDMGPGAGLSGGEVVFSGTPEDLQQCETSLTGNYISGRLEIPVPEKRRKQRKGFLEFVGAEHNNLKNIDVRLPLGVFTCVTGVSGSGKSSLVIETIYRHLARRINRSRESVGKIKEIKGIENIDKVVDIDQSPIGRTPRSNPATYTGVFTFIRDLFARVPESRARGYKPGRFSFNVKGGRCEACQGDGVLKIEMHFLPDVYVTCDVCKGKRYNRETLQITYKGMSIAEVLDMTVNQAAGFFEAVPNIRRKLKTLQDVGMGYVKLGQPATTLSGGEAQRIKLSKELSKRDTGRTFYILDEPTTGLHFDDIRKLLDMLKRLVEKGNTVVVIEHNMDVIKSADYIIDLGPEGGDLGGYVVASGTPEEIASVPESHTGTFLKELL